The Felis catus isolate Fca126 chromosome B2, F.catus_Fca126_mat1.0, whole genome shotgun sequence region TATGAAAGCCGAGGTGAAACTTTTTTCCTGATAGATTGCAAGgctaattttgaaaatgcattGTTACGACCGTTCCGTCCCTTCCCCACATCAGCATGCTGAAATGTCTCATTCTGAGAGAACCAAGAGACAACCACTGTGCCAAAAGTGGCAGCtgggaaagatttaaaaaaatacagacagaTAAAGGAAGCAAGGGCTGAGAGGTAAGAAAGACAGCTGGGAGATTTAAGGGACCGTGGCCTCTAAGCAGCTGAAAGAGACAGCGGTCCAGAGAGAGACTGTTTGCGAGATAAGAGGCTTTGTGCAAGCTGAAGAAATATGCCAGAGATGATAAGAAATGCAGCTGTTATGAAAGCATGAATTGTCAAGATTCTCAGTATGCCCAGATGGTAAGGACGGTCCACACGTGTGCTTTAGGGGACAAGCACAGTGACTTCTTCGGCCAGGCAGCTTCCCCTCTCAAACTCTGTCCAACTGAGGACACAGTGCATTCCTCCTGCTCAGCCATTCCCAAGCTGCCGTGGCTCCTGTTTCTGGCAttacttcctcttttcctcctccagcTCTTCTCAGTTTTCACCGAGAGTCCAGCGAATAATGGCACAGGACTTGAACCACACACATTTAAGAACGACCTTCTGCAATTTAAATCTGATGTTGTTATCAAAATTGGCAGTGTTCGCTAAAAGTTTATAGTCAATTGATATTCCTTGGCATATACCCTTCTTCAATTTTATAGTAGTTCATAACCATAAATCATACTATCTTTCCCATAAAAGCACAAGTGGATGGAGGTCACgatgataaataaacattctaatcCTTAGCAGTATGACAAACACATGACCgcagaaattaaatttaaaatatgagcaCGGAGACACGTATGTTACACAATTCGTATTAAGGGTTTTAATTGTGCATGTAACTTGCCTTGGGATCCTTAGATTCGGTTTTGGTCCCTCAGTCTGTTGAACCCAAGGCATGTTTATTAAGCTTCCCTTGAAATTTCTCAGACAATTCCtgcagacacagaaagagattGCAAAAATAGCCCAATGGTGGTTGATCTTTGACGTCATCCAGACCTGACGTTCACCTCACATGTCAACCACCTTCAAGCGGTGCATTTGGAAGATTACATTAGCTTCTCCGTCAAATGAAGATGGTTGTGCCGACCCCACGGCGAGGTGGTGAGGATTTAAGATATCGCATGCTGTATCTGGCTTAAATGGATACCCAGCCAAAATGCAGCCATTTACAGTAAGGAAGTGAACAACGGGAGTAAAGAGAAGACTGTTCAACCTGAGGTTGACTATTACCGGTATTCCTTTTCCGATATGGAGCTACGGGATGGAAACGGCCACAGGGAACAGACCAAACAAAGGATCCGTGAGGTTAAGGTTTTGTACTGACCCTCTGTGTTCTCGTGGGACTTCCGACACTTACTTTGGCTTCACATTGGCCAATCATGCTGTCCCAACACGTTCTCTTTCTACCGGGCAATGATTTATGCCACGAGCAATGCCGAACACGGTCAATGACAGAGCAGGTGGAGCGTTTTGAAAGTATTAGTGATGAAGTAGGTGTAGTGTGAAAATTGGcatcacaagattttttttaaacacggTGCCCCGATTGTAAGCAGACACACGTTAGCACAGTTAGATGTCAGGCTAAAGGTCCAAAGAGTGAATTCAGCTGTGATGGAGAATGAAATCAAATTTGTTCAAGGCAATCCTGAAGACTTTTTCAGCCTCTCTGATATCTTCTATCCCTGTTCTTTCCAGTAATTCATACTGATGTGCAGGAACGTCCCCTCCAACTAATTCAGTGGTTGCTTGCTCATATGTAACAGATGGAGGACAGGGAATCAGTGGTTCTGTCTTATGAACCCCAGGGGAAACGCAAAGGGTTCGCTAGGAAGGGAAGAGTCAGGAAGCAGCACAGTGAGGTGGCGTGCATACAGGATGTGGTTTCCGGCCACCCCACCTTGACATCCCGGTACAACCAGGTCCATGCTGACATGGTGACTTTGGCAAGCTGCTTACTGCCTTTGCACTCTTCTCcgtctggaaaatggggataccATCACCCGCCTTAcgttgctatgaggattaaatataaGTACCCGGTGCGTGCTATGTGGTTAGTGGTGCAGGCTTCTTCCTGGCGTCCCTTTGCAAACTTGGCATTATTTCTACAAAGGCCCATCAACAGGTATCTGCCAGCATCAGCACAGAAGCCGCATAGCACATGCAAATACCGATATTATGAGCTTGAGGCTCAGCCACCAATGAcgttttacttttattatttatttttatttttaagtgacctctacacccaacatggggctcaaattcacaaccccaagatcaagggtcgtACGCTGTaaagactgagccagccaggagccccagaaatgaTGTTTGAATACATTGGAGGAAAGTATACTGGATAGCAAGGTAAATACACTTTCTCTCAGCCTTTTTTTCTGACTCACTTGTCTGCTTAAAACGGGGAGTGACGACAGATGAAGAATGCCAAGGTTCCATGTTCCTGGAGGGCAAGGTCCATGGCGAAGCTTCATCTAATCCCACCATGTTTGCCTGTTTCTTAAAGTTTTCCACTACAAAGAGTAAACTCAAACTTTTTAACATCCAAACCTTTCCAAGTTCAAAAACTCAGCGCTTGTCCTAAATGCCTTTTAACTAGAAAACAGAAACCCATATATCCAATTATGGTCTGTTAACCGACTGCCCCCCGCCCGTCCCCAGATGAATGTCCTCCATCCAGCAAAGTcacctctcccccttccccatacGTGGCCCCTCTAGTGGCAAGTCCTCGCCTCACATGGTTCAATCCACATGACCCTCACTGCATCATCTCACCTCTTTTGGGAATGCTTTTAGGAGATGCTTTTGACCTTAGTGccttttttcttcattactttCTTCTACATCCTTTTTACACCCCTCTTTTCTcaaatggtaaaatatacatatgtgagCGTAGGGTGCAAATGCATACCCTGAGAGTCTCCAAAGGCACCTGCCGTATCTCTTGTACCTCACACACCTGCAGTacaggtggcagagccaggagtcAGAGTACGTACCCAGGAAGCAAGTTCATACTGGTTGGGACTGTTGGATGAAcacagttggttttttttttaatttttttagtttatttatttttgagacagacacacacacacacacacacacacacacacacacacacacacacagggtgtgagcgggggaggggcagagagagagagggagacacagaacccaaagcaggcctgatgcggggcttgaactcacagaccgcgagatcatgacctgagcccaagtcggattcttaaccaactgagccacccaggggccctgaacACAGTTTTAAAGTAGAGAGAAAACACACTTTCTACTTGGCAAAActagatttttgtattttaaactcCTTTTGGAAGTCAGTTCCAGGTATTTGCCCTTTTATGAACACGTTATCTAGAAAAAAGTAAGGTTTGGTACTCAATCCCTATGGTAATGTAATCTGAGTTACCTCCAACGGTGGCAGAATGGAAAACAAAGCACAGCCCCCAACTCACTTCAAGTATATTAATAGCTCAATGGTAGCATCCTGGATCTAAAGATCTATGGCATCCATCTTCCAGGAGACAAGTGACCGGAAAAAAGGGGACTTTATAGACTCTTTCTCTGAAGAAGCTGGTCAAGGGTCAAGGATGACCAAATACTGTGCACCATAAGACTTAACTAATTTATGTTATCAAAgctgtaaatgtatatatatcacttcCCTTATCTAAAATTCCTAAAGTGCTTACACATGCTTTGTCTGATTTCTTCCTCATTGCGATTTACGATTAGGGTTTCAGAGCCTGGAATTTAAAGGACTTGGCTAACATCATTATTGAACTTCTGAAACTCAACTCAGAACAAATACCCCAAATGAAACCTCTTCTGTACGAAGTGCTGAAGCAAAACAAGTTAGAATTTCCATGGAAACGGCCCGGAACTcttgaaggagaagagaggacaaaaataagcatgaaaatgcatttatttattttttggttcctCTTCACCTCTGCCCCTCCAAACCTCAGGCTGTCATCTTAATGAACGCTTTCAAGCCTCAGAGGGAATTAAGAAGAACAGTATTTGACAGGACCGAGGAAGGAGCTAAATATAGTTCCCCTGTGAGAGAAACGTATTCGAgactcttctcttctccccttccttcccctatcTGGGCAATCTTTCTATCTCTCAGCGTGATTTTTGTGCCGCTCCTGTGGCACAGCAGTTTTAGCTGTTACTTGGTTGGGACTGAATAAACATAACATCTTGAGATACAGTTTTGTCCTCCTTTGGAAGGGTCATTCAATACAAGACCTTGGAGATCAATTTCCAGGTTCGTATCGCATATACTCCCTCAGTGTAATTTCCATTTGCCTACTACTTGAGAATTTTCAGAACGCTCTCATataattaattcacttaattcaCTGAACAGAGCCACCGTGTTGGGTGCTATCAATTCACGTCTTACGAGGGTACAGCGCTTCAAGTTCACCCCGCTAGTAAGTAAGGAAATCAGGACTCAGCTGGTTCTTTGTTTCTCAGACCCACTGGTTTCTGTGCCTCTACCAATACAACCAACCTGCCTGACCACGGTACACATTAGGTCATGGCTACTCTCCCCTCCTTATTAGACACTGagaacttgtatttatttttagaaatacatgctgtggggtgcctgggtggctcagtccgttaagtgtccgactcctgattttggctcaggtcatgacctcatggtttgtgggatcaagccccgtgtcaggctctgtcctgcacagcgcggatcctgcttgggattctctctctccctctctctgctcctcccctgctctctttcctgctctctctcaaaaaaaaaaaaaaaattaaaaaaagagaaatatatgctGTGGTATTACAAAGTAAAAACATTACCCTGTCTCCAAATGCTAATATTGATATTAACATAGATCAGAAACACCCCCAAGGAAGGTACAACCAAGCATAGGTGGGCTTTTGGTTTTCTTGAGTATGGCTACTTTAGACAAGCTTTTTCCAGAACTGTCTGACGTATTCTTCACCGATAAGTCAAATAATGTTTCATTCTAAAATACAACAATCAACATATGGCTTATTGAGGACAAAAGTGACCTTTCATAAATCTGAAAAATTGAATGTAGAACATGTCTTTTGAGTACAATAATCCTTGATGCACTGACTGAATTAAGTAgcttagaaattattttactgATCCAAGATAATACCTTGAAGTGCAATAATATCCCAGCCTGGGAATAAGTTGGTCTCTATTTTTCTTcggaaaattaaaagcaattaaaatttgAGACTGTGTTGGCCCTAACTAGGATATTGGTTATCATAAAGTGGAAAGCACAATAGATTCTGTTATCACAACTTTCTACTGCTCGTAATTTTTGCAAAGTAATGGAATTCAAGAAAAGATATTACATCACAGATTTGGTAAGTACCGAGACCAACTGACCAGCAACAATCTATTCCATAATTAAAGTACCATACACCCTTTAAGACAATCAATATGGCAGTCAAATGAATTTTGCCATCAACGTTATTACATGCTGCCACATCATTgtacacagaaatttaaaaatgagaacattcCAACAGGTGACTTCCTTTTTGGTTAGCTTTTACCATAGTGTATCACAACTACTACTGGTGACCATTTATTAAGAGCGTACTATAGATTTGGCCTTGGACCAAGCAGCTGATACACTTTATTTTAGTTAATATCTAAATAAGCATGTGAGACAGGTATTACTGTCCCATTATGGATGAGAAATCAATGAAAACCTCACCCAAAAAGTCGATTACAGAACACAACCCACTCCATTCGTATTACTAGAAGGTGGTAGAGTCTAACACCAAGCCTCAGTTTACCCAACTCCAGCTTCGGATGGACTGTCCCCCTGTGCAGCCCACACTTTCAAGTGACCTTCACGTAAGCAATGTTCAGCGACACGAACAGTCCTTTAGGATTCACTGTTGGGGGAGGACCTATACCATTTGCTCAATGCAAGGAAGACCTGGGTtaataaaatgtacttaaaagGTACGAACACAGGGCATCTGGGAACCTTTCTGCTCACTGAAAATGTTACATGTAAACCATGGCCATGGATGCTAGTTGGAAGGAGAAGCTGTTCTAACCTTTATGACAAAATTAGAAACGATCGATGcaacagaagtttttaaaaattatatttaatacaagTGAATAGATTAGAAGATCTGAAATGTTATAAAGCAATATacacaatgaataaataatttgcaCAGGAGAGTCATGTCTACATTACATAACACTGTCTAGTATGGGAATACTTAAAGTAAATCCAGTGATAATGGAGAAAGTCCATAAAAATGCTaacctgtcttcccttgtatgaaATTGTTCAAGTATAAAAATCCAATACAGTGTAAAATAGTATTCAATTtagtttaagaataaaaattgcAAGTATTGcagttttggaagaaaaaagtaaagcagcatttaaaaactacataaaCTACAGAAGAATAGTGTTAAACTAATGAAGTACCAATAAATGAGATCTACACGAGCAAAAATTAAGAGAAGGAAGCATGAAACTAGCAATAtatctgctttaaaataaaacctaaaaactaaaataaattaaaatgtgttaatgTCAGAGTACTCTCTTATACAGTGCACATACGAATTTAAATAAATCCAAGTCAACATCTTTAGCTGAATAGgttaatatttaatatgctaCATCTAGACCTACTAAATAATTTATGCCATGAGATGAATACATAATTTTACAGTGTCACATCTAAAGTTCCTTTCTTTAGAGTGCAGCatagtaaaacttaaaaataaatatcttaaatagCGTTACTATTAAGGCACAGTATAAACCACATTATCGGTAACCTTTGAAGAACTATAATCTCAGTAACCTTGTTGTTTCGTGTACTGTGTTCActaataaatagttttaaatatgaCTCTGAAATAGATACTAAAAagtgtaaaattatttaaaaagggggagggggtagGAAATACGTGTCCTTAAGACAGTTCTTAAGGGTTTGGAGTCTGCAAACTTTGCCTGCCTTTAATCGTAAGCCACGAGTCAACACaataaatagaaagagaaggcTGTTGTAGTAAAAGCCTGATCCTATTTCAGAATCAGAACTGCTGACACCAGCAGATACAAGTTtcccaaaattgaaacaggatgGGGAGAGGGATTAGAATGTGACAAGCTCATCAAACAAGCACAAGTGATGTGTTCTTTCCAGAACTGTGTGTGTTATTGATTGTCTGTACAGCTGCTGCACCCATTAATTCCACATCACTTGCCCCACAGTCCCGCTCATCCACAGGATAGATGAGAAAATAGCTTTGGTGCCTGTCCACCATTTCACCCACTGCCACGCTCCTAGGTTGATTGTTCGATGCCCATGTTTTGAGACGGTAAGAACGTTATCTTCTTACCTGAAGAAGTTCTAGAGGCCCTCGTGACCGCTAAAAATGACAATCAGTGCGTTCACCgcttttgtggtgtgtgtgtgtgtgtgtgtgtgtgtgtgtgtgtgtgtgtttgaaatctGCTCTTAAAGGTAATTCAAGCTACATATTGCTCACTCTGCATTCCCTGGTTCGACTAGATTCAAATAGCATCTCCTAAACTTGTAAAAGGCAGTTTGCTTCCCTGATActataaaaagagcaaaaaaataaaaaatcccgTTAGAAAAAGTGAAGTTCCATTGTTTTGCCCCTGCCACCGTCGCGTCGTCGCGGCCTTTCCTTTCCTCAGGCTCTTTGGGATCGATTTCCAAAACTGCGcccactcccctctctctctcaactacgACACTTActggagtaggaaaaaaaaaaaaaaaaaaaaggaggaggaggaagaggaggaggaggattctGTTTCACAATAGCATAgcgctttttttgttttttgtttttgttttgtttttcttaaagctgGTAAGTCAACGTGAACTCGCCTTACCTACTACACGTCGGGcaactgtgtgtgggggggaggggacgcgAGGCGACCGCGACCACGCGGCCGCGCTACTGCATGCGGTCGGTCTGCAGCTGCTGCGGCTGGTACTGGCcgaaggcggcggcggcggccgcggcggcggcggcggcggcggccgtgCCGGGGGCGGCGGCGGTGATTGGCTGCTGCACGGCGTAGCCGTAGCCCCCGGCGGTGACGTAGCCCGCGGCGGCCGGCGACGCCGCGTACGGGTACTGGTCgtaggcggcggcggcggcggcggcggcggcggccgccgaGTACTGGGCGTACGCGGCGCCCGTGTAGTCGATGTAGGGGGTGGTGGAGGCGGCGGCCGCGGTGGGCTGCACGTGCGGGATGACCACGCCGGGCTGCACGAAAGCCTGCGGGTACACGTAGTGGGCGGGGATCCTGCGGAGAAACGGGACACCGAGTCAGGCGCCGCTCGCCTCCCGCCCGCCAGCGCGGCTCGTTCAGAGATCAGACAGACTCCGATTTAGTGGTTATTACGAGCATAGGGTTGCCACAATATCTCCTTTCCAGTGGTCGGGGCGGAGCGCTCGGGCGGTAGCCCGGAGGCGCGGAGCGCCCCGAGAGGACTTCAGCGACAAAAATCGGATGACACCCCTCCCTGCTGCCAAGTTTGAGTGATGATCGTTTCGAGGGCCAATACTTCGATCATTCGGCAGAAGTTTGCAGACTAAATCGAGGTTCATGAGGGCTTACGCACATGAGAGGTATTTAACACCTGCTAAATTGAGGAAGGCTTTGGAGAATTTTGTGATCGGTTCATAAGACTGCGTAGCAAATAGGAAAATTCTCAGCTGTGAATACAGGACTCCAGAGGTAGTCTGTGATCGTCCAATTCCGtaggtggaggggcgggggggggggggttggccgAGTGCCCCACATTAAATTTCCACAAAATCCACATGTTTATTATCATGGCAACCCTACTTGAAATTGCTATGCAGACTCAGCACACATTAATCTCTCTGCAACCTCAGTCAcccttattaaaaataataatgataaaagaagcaggcgacaaaaataaaaaaaaaaaaggagtttaaaAGTTCACAAGTGTGGTAAACACAGCAGAATCACACTTCTCAAACGAACTGTAGTGCAGCTCACTCTATCACAAGAGGCTGTTGTGGGAAGCTACAGAAATGCTATTAACATTCACGGCAGTGATTCCCAAAGAGATGTGCAGCACgctttttgcctttctttctctctttctctccgtaAAATTCATAAGGACACAAGGGTCAATCAAACCTGTTTGACTATCAGGCACCTGAAGGTCAGCCAGCTTGTTTATCTCTATGCAAGACAGACAGAAGGGGTTTTGGGGAAATGATGAGGTTGAGGGAAAAGGTAGGAATAGGGAAACACAACTAAATAGTTCCAAAATTCATACAAACTTAAAAGGTTCACATAATAAAATGAGTAAGGAAATATTTGTTTGTGTGCAAATACTCGTTTCATCTTCCAAATCAACCGATAGACTGGCGTATTTGTTTTACATCTGCCCCTACTCATACATAGTTGATCCGAATCAATTGTATTATGTATTATCCTGTAAAAgttcaagaaacaaaatcaagTCCCTTTAAAAATTATACGTTCAGAGATCACATCAAGACACACTCCCAACGATCTTACTTAAAAGttaatttggttaaaaaaaataaatcacaagaggtatttaaaaaaacaccatGCATTTCAGCTCTCACTCTTGCGATTCATTACTGCCCCTTTCAAATGCTACCATGAATATctgatttattttcatctttct contains the following coding sequences:
- the RBM24 gene encoding RNA-binding protein 24 isoform X1 produces the protein MHTTQKDTTYTKIFVGGLPYHTTDASLRKYFEVFGEIEEAVVITDRQTGKSRGYGFVTMADRAAAERACKDPNPIIDGRKANVNLAYLGAKPRIMQPGFAFGVQQLHPALIQRPFGIPAHYVYPQAFVQPGVVIPHVQPTAAAASTTPYIDYTGAAYAQYSAAAAAAAAAAAYDQYPYAASPAAAGYVTAGGYGYAVQQPITAAAPGTAAAAAAAAAAAAAFGQYQPQQLQTDRMQ
- the RBM24 gene encoding RNA-binding protein 24 isoform X2, which encodes MADRAAAERACKDPNPIIDGRKANVNLAYLGAKPRIMQPGFAFGVQQLHPALIQRPFGIPAHYVYPQAFVQPGVVIPHVQPTAAAASTTPYIDYTGAAYAQYSAAAAAAAAAAAYDQYPYAASPAAAGYVTAGGYGYAVQQPITAAAPGTAAAAAAAAAAAAAFGQYQPQQLQTDRMQ